In the Podarcis muralis chromosome 15, rPodMur119.hap1.1, whole genome shotgun sequence genome, tgtgcgctgctctggttcgccagaagtggcttagtcatgctggccacatgacccggaagctgtacgctgtctccctcggccaataaagcgagatgagcgccgcaaccccagagtcggtcacaactggacctaatggtcaggggtccctttacctttatatcccagccccacctgggactgtacctgggaccatctgcaggcaAACAGGCGCTCTGTCCCAGAGCTACATGGAGAAAGGCATCCCAGCTTtggcctgggggtggggaagaggagggcACCCCTGGCATTCACCCTCCAGATCCTCTCCCTTCCCTGGGAAGCTGTTGACTCACTCTCCCACCTGCATCTCATCAGAGTTGGGGTcgggggctgaggctgaggcttcCCTAAGGCCATCAGGTCACTTCCAGGACGGAGAGGTGATTCCCTTTCAGGAGGTTCAAGGTTGCCTGACAGTCACCTAGGAGGTTTATTGGTGGTGTTGCATTTGCACCGATCAGGCTCCAAGGAAAGGAAGCTAGCTATAACCCCATGGAATATAAACTCAGACTAAGAACATGACACGAGGAATAGGAACtgggggagagggctatcaaaggctactagccaggatggctagtAGGAGACGGAGGCAGCTTGTGCTTGGGtccagcttgcaggtttcccacaataCAGAATAACAAACCCCCGTGTTGCCAACTTAACACAACAAACAATACAAGCAACACgaagaccagtatactagatagcactgcaattcttaGTGCATGATATACATGATTTAATACAGCAAAaccaaaatgtgtacacttgtaaattctctaattatatttgaaatcaaatgaacacacgtctgtcaatctttgaaagCCCATAGAAGTATAATAAGCCTACGGTTGAAACAAAGTAATAGATGCTATCCTGTGGCCTAAGCGGTAAAACTTTTTTTAGGCGTTCATGGTGCCGAAGTAGTAAGTGAATGACAACGTAGGACAGTGATCCCGGATAATCTGACTGTTTcgctggaatcttcttcagcacaacCCATAGATTAGAAAAATGCACATGGAGCAGTGGTCATAAGGATATGTAACATGAACGCCAtgtgttcatttgatttcaaatataaTTAGAGAATTTgcaagtgtacacattttgtttttgctgtactaaatcatgtatatcatgcaataagaattgcagtgctatctGGTATGCTGGTCTTCGTGTTGCTTGTATTGTCTGttgtgcaggtttcccacaagcatctgtttggccactgtgagaacaggatgctgggctagacgggccactggcctgatccagcaggctccttttGTGTTCTAATGTCCTTCTGTTCTAACCTTTTGCCCCTCTCTTCCTGATCTGGTAGTGCCCACTGTTTGCACtgtggcaaaggggggggggagcctctctTCAGTGGCATAATGTGGGGGGCTGGGGGCTGTGGGGTGCAAAATTCTGAGGGGGTGCAACTAGGAGCCCCCATGCAGGTACAGGGAACCCCGCCCTGGTGAAGGCAGCAGAGCAGCCCAGGCCCACAGTGAGTGGGCACAGATGGAGGGAGGTGGGCAAGGGGCAAGTCCAGCACAGTCTTGCCTGGCGCTCCTCTCCATGGGCATTGGGGGATTCACCCACCAAGGGCTGTGTTGGCTGGCTGGTTTCCCCCCTGCATGGacaggcaggtggtgcagcactGCCCCACTTGGCTCTCATGGGGAGGAGGCGGTCCGGCAGCATCAGTGGCTTGCCTGCCCCAGGCagtggcaacccacgctatgctgcAGTCACCCTTTGGCAAAAAAATAGGAGTGTCCCCACCTTCCATGCAAAGAGAAGTCCTGAAGCCCCCTGATCTGGTATGGAATTGCAAAGGGGCTTTGGCCTCTGCAGCTATTGCTAATAGCTTGTAGCTTGGCTGATCACCCacaattgttttcaaagtttttcatACTTACACAACAGCTGGCAGAGAGCACTTGCTACTTGCATAGTCATAGGACGCCAGGAGTCTGCGTGGTATGGGTTTCATAACGTATTTCTTGCAGCAGTAGCCTGAGTCTGTGGGAGAGAAGAGCGGAAGGGAGTGAACAAATGACTTCTGCTTCCTGCGGCCTTGATTTGGCTCCACAGGGGAttggacctgagaccttctgcattcaaggcatTTGCTCTGTCATTGagcttcttcccccaaagtaagattctagtcccaAGGATTCTGAATCAAGGACTCTTATTAaatataggaagctaccttataccgagtcagaccattggtccatccaagccaatattgtctacacagactggcagcagccgcTCTTCAGGATTTCATGCAGGGGATGTTACCAGCCTAACCTAGAGATGCGGCTGGGGATTGAACACGAgacctgcattcaaagcagatgctctggcaTTGAGTTACTGTCCTTTCCCTAAAACTATCCACAGTCATTGAGTGCTGAAATCTTAGAGGGCTAATTTAATAGGCACATAAGAAGCTACCTTTCAGCAAGTCAACCCATCTAGCTCCCTATGGtctgcaatgactggcagtggctcagtGTGGTGTCAGAtgtggggcattcccagccctacctggagatgctggggagtaaacctgggaccttctgcatgcaggacagatgctccaccacttaCCTACAgtgcttctccttttttaaaaatagccttcCTCCCAGCTCTAAATAGCGGGTTCCCTGGGTCAGCATTAATAACATGAAGAAGCAGCTTCAATAGGCAAGCGGCAGAGTCCTGATGGGACCCATTCAGCTCCTCCTCCCACCCTCACCTGCTTAAAAACAAACTCCAGTCCAGAGCCAGTGGAGGAAGGAGGTCATAATTTTGACTTCACTTCAGGCACATAGACACTCCGAAATGAGTGCTGGATTGCAGAGACGCAACCTGGAGCTTCCATGGTGTGATGTGCAGGAAAATATCCCTGCATTAtcgagggttggactagaggacccttgaggtcccttccaatactacaattctatgactctgtctTTGCAAAGACCCAATTACAATATTGGGACCAATTGCCTAGAAAGCTGGTagactccctccctctctctctctctctcctgagctCTTGATGCAAAAGCTTGACAGCCACCACTGTTGAGGTTTCCCTAGCTCTTGGTTCATCCCTTGCAAAGGAAAGACTAGGCACCCCACAAAGACCCCTCCATGGCTCTTTGACATTTACAGACTATTTTCTACAGGTgcaggcagggaagaggggatACTATCTCAGCTCTCCAGaacccctgctttgcatgcagaaggttctagcAGGTCCAATCCCTGAActctccatgattctatgatctgggaGTTGTTCCTGCTCACACAGGCCATTGTCTTCAGTGAGGTTATGGGAAGTTCTTCTTCCACTGGAGAGAGgaaaatactctctctctctggccaacAGAGGTGCCTTGGGGAGGGTTGCAGTGGGGCCCTGCTCTCCTCCCAAGCGAACCCTTTAGGAGGGGACCATCCCTCCTTCACTGTGCTCCCCCTAAAGAATATAAGAGGAGCCTTGCTATCCtatctaatgctcttttaaagtcCTCCgttttggtggccatcattggctCCAGTGGGAAGGAGTTTGATAAGAACATCTGAAGTGCCTTGCTGCTTcaggctagtggcccatctagtccagcatcctcttctcacaatggccaaccagatgccccaataggaagcccacaagtgggACCCGAGCACACTCCCTTCCCGTGGGTTCCATCAACTTCAGAAGTGTTGCTGTCTCCAACCACAGAGGCAGAGACTGGCCACCATGGCTGATGGccaccaatagccctctcctgcttgGCCCAGCTCCTGGGGCAGCAGAAGCAGCCAGGAGTGCAGGACGGCCTTGGAATAAGATGGTGGTGCGGATTGTGGTCCCCAAGGCTTGAGATGCCTTTGGCAGTGATGCTGTGAAGAAGGAAAGGGGGACTTACCTAAATGAGACtgagcctgggagaagaggagggcgGTGATggtcagcaggaaagcaaaggCAGCAATGAAGCTCTTCATTTTTGCTTGTGGAATGGAAGAGGAGGCTTGTTGCTCAAAGCTGAGGGTGCAGAAGCAGTCAAGGTCCAAGCTCTCGGTTGCTCCAGAATGAGCTCCATgagttttcccctcctctctttatACAGGCAGATGGGGGTTCCTTGGAAGCCGAATCACTCAGGAGTGACGAAATTCCAGCCCCAATTTTGCTTACTCTGGAGAAGCGTCCAAATTAGCCAgcgggggtgggaagaggaagtgAAAAAGAGATTCTTGCAATCCCCTGCTGGTCCTGCAGGTGGCTGGATCTGGTCAGGAAGAGAAGGCAAGGAAGCGTTTGCTGTTTCGATCCCAACAGGAACGTTTTCAGCACCAGATCTCAGAGGGATGAGAACGAGCACAGCAATCTGTGGAATATTTCCAAGAGGGAGGCAGCAGTAGGGGCTTTTTTTGTCCTTGCAGATGCACAAGAAATAACAGCACACTGAGAAGATTTTCTGCCAGGGGTTATAGGGACAGAAATTCCAAAGAAGATAGTTAAGTTATTTATGTATATAACTTCAGCAGCAAggattccccccaccccgaaACTGAAGGATGAAGAGGTTTCCACTAAAGAAGAATGAATAAAGAAAGTGATGGACTGAATCAGCAAAGTTACTAGCTAAAATAAGAGAACTTAATGATGCTTGTTTCAttgaagaatggaagcctttttcggattatttaaataaatattatagtaTAAGGAACccgtgagcaggatttgaactataaGCAACagaaaaaattagaaattattgTATCGTCCTAACCTAATGTAACCTTGAACGATAGGTCAAGAATTAGTGAAAGGGAAATGtgaattatttatgtatgtgacaaccgCGTCAAGAATTTTAATAGCTCAAAATTGGAAGTCTGGAGAAATgccaacaaaagaacaatggcaagaaaaactgatggattatgcagagttagcaaagttaaCAAACTACATGAAAAAGACAGCAGTGACTTTAAAAATGAATAGGAACCTTTTACAATCGAtctgcagaaacaacaaaaagaaatggactcattggcaggatttgaataaacCTTCACCACTTTATTGAATTTAAATATGGAGGATAACAATGTAACaagatttaatacagtggtacctcgggttaagtacttaattcattccggaggtccgttcttaatctgaaactgttcttaacctgaagcaccactttagctaatggggcctcctgctgctgccgcgtcctttgtttgtttgtttagtcgtttagtcgtgtccgactcttcgtgaccctatggaccagagcacgccaggcacctctgtcctccactacctcccgcagtttggtcaaacgcatgctggtaacctcgaaaacactatccaaccatctcgtcctctgtcgcccccttctccttgtgccctccatctttcccagcatcagtgtcttctccagggagctgCCCACCTTAAGCCAGTGGCCACCTGATTCTGCCCCAATACCCAGCCAGCAGCCACCATGGGTGGACATATTTCACTCTAGAGCCTGCAAACTCTTTGATGCTCcagggtggcacccgccctgcggaacgccctcccatcagatgtcaaggaaataaacaattacctgacttttagaagacatctgaaggcagccctgtttagggaagtttttaatgtttgatttctatttttaatattctgttggctggggaaacccagccagatgggcggggtataaataaatgatgatggtggtggtgatgatgatgatgctagctcatttgttttttcatttcatagaattggaagggaccctaaggtcATCTAGCCCTGGCCCGGGCAACGCAAGAATtacagctaaggaatccctgacaaACAaccattcagcctctgcttaaaaacctccaaggaatcctCCACTGCCTGCTACAACCTCTGGAAATGGTGGTGGTTGAGATTCAATGTTGTGCCAAGGGTACCATTCTATCAGTGCAGATATTTCTGCTTGCCGGACAACACTACCTCCCCTGTTTTGGCCCCCATGTGCTGTTCCAGGGGTTCTTCTGACTCTCCCaagcagatttgggaagggcaCAAGGGAAGAGGATTGCGGAGGGTGGGGGTAAGTCCTTTCGCTCTGGCAGGACTCACCATGTTGGCTTATGCTAATgcaggccctccagatgcttgggactgcaattcccaccatccctgaccactggtcctgtgagctagggatgatgggaattgtactcccaaacatctagagggccggagtttgcctatgcctgtgctaatgcaacaacttagttgaatctaacctactattttttaaataaatacagtggtacctcgggttacgtacgcctcaagttacatacgcttcaggttacagactctgctaacccagaaatattacctcgggttaagaactttgtttcaggatgagaacagaaatcgtgctccggcggcgcaaggccccattagctaaagtggtgcttcaggttaagaacagtttcaggttaagaacggacctccggaacgaattaagtacttaacccgaggtaccactgtaatcttcattattattattattttaacaatagGAACAACAAACACCACATTTCCTAAACAGGAACTGTAAAACACCGAAATAGGAAATTCCATAGTACAGTAGTAATATACACAACAGCAGTTTTATTGTTCAGTGAATATAACATACTGTGGCACGCCTCCTCTGTTTCTGAGCGCGGTGAGACTCCAGGGGTTTGTGTTCCCCTTGGTGTGAGCCATGGTGGAGGCTGTGCTGTctttaggatacagtggtaccttggaagtcaaacagaatctgttctggaagtccgttcgacttccaaaacatttggaaaccaaggcgcggcttccaattggctgcaggaagctcccacagccaatcgg is a window encoding:
- the LOC114585795 gene encoding C-C motif chemokine 5-like, with protein sequence MKSFIAAFAFLLTITALLFSQAQSHLDSGYCCKKYVMKPIPRRLLASYDYASSKCSLPAVVFTTKANKRQCADPSAAWTQERIQSLSQTSATPSKK